The Rubinisphaera margarita genome includes a region encoding these proteins:
- a CDS encoding ATP-binding protein, with product MKVRILILDSQDPPLSSRIEAHPNWELVTVQETGAACTLIRDRECHLAIANDTQTESLSKALREECNADLSEVPIIVVSSGDDHTSTVNSLSLGAICFVPKSAPDLVLSDVIHRILRVCGYGVSQESIFKDCLQCHFVFRIDNDTSIVANYVSQLREIISVMTNASTRDRIRVAVATEEALLNAIIHGNLEVDSALRNGDGTKFVKRMKERQAQAPYEGRRVRLTTNIGESSIEVIVADEGPGFDRSAIPDPTDPDFIMRPHGRGLLLIQTFMDDVSFNETGNEITMRKSFETEPSDA from the coding sequence ATGAAAGTTCGAATCCTGATCCTCGATTCGCAGGATCCTCCGCTGTCCAGTCGCATCGAGGCCCATCCGAACTGGGAACTCGTGACCGTCCAGGAGACCGGTGCGGCCTGCACCCTGATCCGGGATCGCGAATGCCATCTGGCCATCGCCAACGATACCCAGACGGAATCCCTGTCCAAGGCGCTGCGGGAAGAGTGCAACGCCGATCTCAGTGAGGTGCCAATCATCGTCGTCAGCTCCGGCGATGATCACACCTCGACCGTCAACTCGCTGAGTCTGGGGGCCATCTGCTTCGTGCCGAAATCGGCTCCGGATCTGGTCCTTTCCGATGTCATTCACCGCATCCTCCGCGTCTGCGGCTACGGCGTCTCCCAGGAAAGCATCTTCAAAGATTGCCTCCAGTGTCATTTCGTTTTCCGGATCGACAACGACACGAGCATCGTCGCGAACTATGTGTCCCAGCTGCGTGAAATCATCTCCGTGATGACGAACGCCTCCACGCGGGACCGCATTCGTGTGGCCGTCGCGACAGAAGAAGCGCTGCTGAATGCCATCATCCACGGCAACCTCGAAGTCGACTCCGCACTCCGGAATGGAGACGGAACCAAATTCGTCAAGCGAATGAAAGAGCGGCAGGCGCAGGCTCCTTACGAAGGCCGCCGCGTGCGACTCACGACCAATATCGGGGAAAGCTCGATCGAAGTGATCGTCGCCGACGAGGGTCCGGGATTCGACCGTTCGGCAATTCCTGACCCAACCGACCCCGACTTCATCATGCGTCCCCACGGTCGGGGCCTGTTGTTGATTCAGACATTCATGGACGATGTCAGCTTCAATGAAACAGGGAACGAGATCACGATGCGGAAGTCGTTCGAAACCGAACCGTCGGACGCCTGA
- a CDS encoding MauE/DoxX family redox-associated membrane protein: MLAIQMALTAPLWGHGHFFPQIPLWAAWNHPTIAVGEMVVIVLSGAGILWILAAFLQKFRQSPRTGILERLLWGVTGVALLTAMLDNQHRIQAWAVQFLLYAVCFSLLRPAMQIHWLRWITISIYFFSAVSKLDASFLNSHGQTMLDGILQLARIDADLPPALRSGIALSIPAFELLTAFLLLWSRTRRIGWYCSLLMHSALILVLGPFGLNHHLPVLIWNFFFILQNSLLFGRGADIVAADAGSCSDWSWNAATYARIVLTGCLLFPVSEWFNVGDVWPSWGLYASRGAKVNFYLRESALEKIPRELQAHCFRTAEYPEYVRVDLYRWSFAETNAPPYPEDRFLIGVSSVTIRKYDLESDFVLVHHGTASRWSGQRSVTMLDDFSELQSFSDRFWFNASQGTLNDPVARPDPF, from the coding sequence ATGCTCGCCATTCAGATGGCGCTGACCGCGCCGCTCTGGGGTCATGGGCACTTCTTCCCGCAGATCCCTCTGTGGGCGGCCTGGAATCACCCGACGATCGCTGTTGGAGAAATGGTCGTGATAGTTCTTTCAGGAGCCGGCATCCTCTGGATCCTCGCGGCCTTCCTGCAGAAGTTTCGTCAATCGCCGCGCACGGGGATACTGGAGCGGTTGCTGTGGGGCGTGACTGGCGTCGCTTTGCTGACAGCGATGCTCGACAATCAACACCGCATTCAGGCCTGGGCGGTGCAGTTTCTGCTCTACGCGGTCTGCTTTTCGCTGCTCCGTCCCGCGATGCAGATCCACTGGCTGCGGTGGATAACCATTTCGATCTATTTCTTCTCCGCCGTCTCGAAGCTCGATGCCTCATTTCTGAACTCGCACGGTCAGACGATGCTCGATGGAATCCTGCAGCTGGCGAGGATCGACGCCGATTTACCGCCCGCTTTGAGAAGCGGCATCGCGCTCAGCATTCCCGCCTTTGAATTGCTGACCGCGTTCCTGCTTCTGTGGTCGCGGACACGGCGGATCGGCTGGTACTGCAGCCTGTTGATGCACTCGGCTCTGATTCTGGTGCTCGGCCCCTTCGGGCTGAATCATCATTTGCCGGTGCTGATCTGGAACTTCTTCTTCATCCTGCAGAACTCACTCCTGTTCGGGAGAGGAGCGGACATTGTCGCAGCCGACGCAGGTTCCTGCTCCGACTGGTCGTGGAACGCCGCGACATACGCTCGCATCGTGCTGACTGGCTGCCTGCTGTTTCCGGTCAGTGAATGGTTCAACGTCGGAGATGTCTGGCCATCGTGGGGTCTGTATGCCTCTCGGGGTGCGAAAGTGAACTTCTACCTTCGGGAAAGCGCGCTGGAAAAGATTCCGCGGGAACTGCAGGCTCACTGCTTCCGCACAGCCGAGTATCCGGAGTACGTACGGGTCGACCTTTACCGCTGGTCGTTTGCGGAAACGAATGCGCCACCCTATCCGGAAGACCGCTTTCTGATCGGAGTTTCCTCCGTAACGATTCGGAAATACGATCTCGAGTCTGATTTCGTTCTCGTCCATCACGGCACAGCGAGCCGCTGGTCGGGACAACGCAGCGTCACCATGCTCGATGATTTCAGCGAACTCCAGAGCTTCTCCGACCGGTTCTGGTTTAATGCGTCTCAGGGGACCCTGAACGATCCAGTCGCTCGTCCGGATCCGTTTTGA
- a CDS encoding peptidase MA family metallohydrolase has protein sequence MEARVPAARFALVCWTVLFASLTPLSAASFRTPNFVVTAPTAEFAERVGREAERFRKELSVMWAGQELPNWSAPCPIRCRVGQIGAGGATTFNFQNGEVLGWNMDIQGSEERILDSVLPHEITHTILACIFRRPLPRWADEGMSTLIEHESERRRQTRLLDDVMRSGRKIPLQSLLKMTEYPPDMRDVMKLYAQGYSLTDYLVQQGGRQTFLKFLQDAHRHGSWDHALSSHYGVNSVGNLEQKWDSWVMAGSPSLNLPEGNALALNQANLERNDVVRGQSPDAAQPPATAPAPIETAAISQGQQNQMGGTAQLESAPAYQPGSTAAPRSPQATPQEATGHQAARSRSHLTLPVYIRTVQHQQTAAERRSREQLQPTREGFDSPMTPLNPADTNHPFGSAQKTDPFVP, from the coding sequence ATGGAAGCTCGTGTACCTGCCGCTCGTTTTGCGCTGGTCTGCTGGACCGTTCTGTTCGCATCGCTGACCCCGCTGTCTGCGGCTTCGTTTCGGACGCCCAACTTTGTGGTGACCGCTCCGACAGCTGAGTTTGCCGAACGGGTGGGCCGGGAAGCCGAACGCTTCCGCAAGGAACTGTCCGTGATGTGGGCCGGGCAGGAGTTGCCGAACTGGTCCGCTCCCTGTCCCATTCGCTGCCGCGTCGGGCAGATCGGAGCCGGCGGAGCAACCACCTTCAACTTCCAGAACGGCGAAGTGCTCGGCTGGAACATGGACATTCAAGGAAGCGAAGAACGCATCCTTGATTCGGTCCTGCCTCACGAAATCACGCATACAATTCTCGCCTGCATCTTCCGTCGCCCGCTGCCTCGCTGGGCCGACGAAGGCATGTCGACGCTGATCGAGCACGAATCGGAACGCCGGCGTCAGACACGTCTGCTCGACGATGTCATGCGGTCGGGCCGGAAGATTCCGCTGCAGTCGCTGCTGAAGATGACCGAGTATCCGCCCGACATGCGGGACGTGATGAAGCTCTATGCCCAGGGCTATTCGCTGACCGATTACCTCGTTCAGCAGGGGGGACGCCAGACGTTCCTGAAGTTCCTGCAGGATGCCCACCGGCACGGCAGTTGGGATCATGCTCTCAGTTCCCACTATGGCGTAAACTCGGTCGGCAATCTGGAACAGAAGTGGGACTCCTGGGTAATGGCGGGCAGTCCCAGTCTGAATCTGCCGGAAGGGAATGCTCTGGCATTGAACCAGGCGAATCTGGAGCGGAACGATGTCGTTCGCGGTCAGTCTCCGGATGCCGCTCAACCCCCGGCCACCGCTCCGGCTCCCATCGAAACGGCCGCCATCTCTCAAGGCCAGCAGAATCAGATGGGCGGAACCGCTCAGCTTGAGTCCGCTCCGGCTTATCAGCCCGGATCAACCGCAGCGCCTCGTTCTCCTCAGGCAACGCCCCAGGAAGCAACCGGACACCAGGCCGCCCGTTCGCGCAGCCATCTGACGTTGCCGGTTTATATCCGCACCGTTCAGCATCAGCAGACAGCGGCCGAACGCAGGTCCCGGGAACAGCTCCAGCCAACCCGCGAAGGCTTCGACTCACCAATGACGCCGCTCAACCCGGCCGACACAAATCACCCGTTCGGCAGCGCTCAGAAAACGGACCCGTTTGTGCCGTAG
- a CDS encoding ROK family protein, with translation MQLLYGGIEAGGTKFVCAIGSDPDDIQHIERFPTTTPDETIGRCIDFFKKHATDKNAFEAIGIGSFGPVDPNPDSEHFGYITATPKPHWSHTNFVQPIRDALKVPVAFDTDVNVAALSEHTWGAAQGLDTFIYLTIGTGIGGGGLVNGELMHGLIHPEMGHIRIPHNLERDPFPGRCPFHGDCLEGLACGPAIEDRWGKAGKDLPSDHPAWDLEAEYLAHAVVNYICTVSPQKVILGGGVMEHPNLHHLVRKHVVKLLNGYVQAPEILENIDNYIVPPSLGSEAGVLGAFSLARRMHG, from the coding sequence ATGCAATTACTGTATGGCGGAATTGAAGCGGGGGGAACCAAGTTCGTGTGCGCGATCGGCAGCGACCCCGATGATATTCAGCATATCGAACGATTCCCGACAACAACTCCGGACGAGACGATCGGTCGCTGCATCGATTTCTTCAAGAAGCACGCCACCGACAAGAACGCGTTCGAAGCGATCGGAATTGGCTCGTTCGGTCCGGTCGATCCGAACCCCGATTCCGAGCATTTCGGCTACATCACCGCGACGCCCAAGCCGCACTGGAGTCATACCAACTTCGTGCAGCCAATTCGGGACGCGCTCAAGGTTCCCGTCGCGTTCGATACCGACGTGAATGTCGCCGCACTCAGCGAGCATACCTGGGGAGCCGCACAGGGACTCGATACATTCATCTATCTCACGATCGGCACCGGGATTGGCGGCGGTGGACTGGTCAATGGCGAGCTGATGCACGGTCTGATTCATCCCGAAATGGGGCACATCCGCATTCCGCACAATCTGGAACGCGATCCCTTTCCAGGCCGCTGCCCGTTCCATGGCGATTGTCTCGAAGGTCTCGCCTGTGGCCCGGCTATTGAAGATCGCTGGGGCAAGGCGGGGAAGGACCTGCCGTCCGACCATCCGGCCTGGGACCTCGAAGCGGAGTATCTGGCTCATGCGGTTGTGAATTACATCTGCACGGTGTCACCGCAGAAGGTCATTCTGGGTGGGGGCGTCATGGAGCATCCGAATCTGCATCACCTCGTGCGGAAGCATGTGGTGAAGCTCCTCAACGGCTACGTTCAGGCTCCCGAGATTCTGGAGAACATCGACAACTATATCGTGCCGCCCTCTCTGGGGAGCGAAGCCGGGGTGCTGGGAGCGTTCTCACTGGCGAGGCGGATGCACGGTTAG
- a CDS encoding OPT family oligopeptide transporter produces the protein MATENVENDQLYYPPADERQLTARAVITGCIVGSVVSCTNIYIGLKIGWAFGASIISAVLAFSLFSMFQNRLSILETNIAQTAGSAAGYMSSAAGLLAPIPAMAMLGYEFHWSALMLWAVSVAFLGVFFAVPLRRQVVEIDKLRFPTGTATAETILAMYGDAAEALAKARILIVAGVVAGLFTLNYHFFPILEKPQIHTWPILSGLSILAVAATWGFEVYLGPSLMGAGFLIGPRVVLSLVGGAILGWGILGPISQQMGWAPGEVMSYSNGPRGWLLWPGVALMVSEALMALLLSWKTFVNALTMPVIRNLDTDEGESEPTHIPNSWWIGGLILGSILTTFITYNVFSIPPYQTVIAIALSAVLAVVAVRSVGETDINPIGGMGKVTQLVFGGIAPGNMGTNLMSAAITAGGASQAGDMMQDLKTGRLLGAAPRKQFFAQLCGICFGILFAVPVYFIFTKAYPLGKDQLPAPAAMAWKAMAEVLNVGFSALPPYAVHAMVIAGIVGALISILRLNKTLRPYIPSGLAMGIAFIVPAYYSLVMFYGLVIYLIWKTVAPQQAERYNFALASGLIAGEGLMGIVNAGLTILGIG, from the coding sequence GTGGCCACGGAGAACGTCGAGAACGATCAACTCTATTATCCGCCCGCCGACGAACGGCAGCTCACTGCCCGAGCCGTCATCACCGGCTGTATTGTCGGGAGCGTCGTTTCCTGCACGAACATCTATATTGGACTGAAAATCGGCTGGGCATTTGGAGCCTCGATCATCTCTGCGGTGCTGGCGTTTTCGTTGTTCTCCATGTTCCAGAATCGACTTTCCATTCTGGAAACGAACATCGCTCAGACCGCTGGCTCGGCCGCCGGTTACATGTCGTCGGCTGCTGGCCTGCTGGCTCCAATTCCGGCGATGGCCATGCTCGGCTACGAGTTCCACTGGTCAGCTCTCATGCTCTGGGCGGTTTCGGTGGCCTTTCTCGGCGTCTTCTTTGCCGTTCCATTGCGACGGCAGGTCGTGGAAATCGACAAGCTTCGCTTTCCGACCGGTACTGCCACGGCTGAAACGATTCTTGCCATGTACGGCGACGCAGCCGAGGCTTTGGCGAAAGCCCGAATTCTGATTGTGGCGGGCGTTGTCGCGGGACTGTTCACACTAAATTATCACTTCTTCCCGATCCTTGAGAAACCTCAGATCCACACCTGGCCCATTCTGAGTGGTCTCTCGATTCTGGCCGTGGCGGCGACCTGGGGCTTCGAGGTCTATCTCGGTCCTTCTCTCATGGGAGCCGGATTTCTCATCGGCCCCCGAGTGGTGTTATCGCTCGTTGGGGGAGCCATTCTCGGCTGGGGCATTCTCGGTCCGATTTCTCAGCAGATGGGCTGGGCACCCGGCGAGGTGATGAGTTACTCAAACGGCCCGCGGGGCTGGCTGCTCTGGCCGGGGGTCGCTCTGATGGTCTCCGAAGCGCTGATGGCTCTGCTGCTCTCGTGGAAAACATTCGTGAACGCCCTCACGATGCCGGTGATACGGAATCTCGATACAGATGAAGGCGAGAGTGAGCCGACGCACATCCCCAACAGCTGGTGGATCGGTGGCCTGATCCTCGGCTCGATCCTGACGACATTCATTACGTACAACGTTTTCAGTATCCCCCCCTACCAGACGGTCATCGCCATCGCCCTCTCGGCAGTCCTGGCCGTGGTGGCAGTTCGTTCGGTCGGCGAAACCGATATCAATCCGATTGGCGGGATGGGCAAAGTGACTCAGCTTGTCTTTGGCGGCATCGCCCCGGGGAATATGGGCACGAACCTGATGAGTGCGGCCATTACCGCTGGCGGAGCTTCGCAGGCGGGCGACATGATGCAGGACCTGAAAACAGGTCGCCTGCTGGGAGCCGCCCCGCGGAAGCAGTTCTTCGCTCAGCTGTGCGGCATCTGCTTCGGGATCCTGTTCGCTGTTCCGGTCTACTTCATCTTCACGAAAGCCTACCCGCTCGGAAAAGACCAGCTTCCCGCTCCAGCCGCGATGGCCTGGAAGGCGATGGCCGAGGTGCTGAATGTCGGATTCTCTGCTCTGCCGCCGTATGCGGTGCATGCCATGGTGATCGCAGGGATCGTCGGGGCGCTGATTTCCATCCTGCGACTCAACAAGACCCTCCGCCCTTACATTCCTTCAGGACTGGCGATGGGCATCGCGTTCATCGTTCCCGCCTATTATTCCCTTGTGATGTTCTACGGTCTGGTCATCTACCTGATCTGGAAAACGGTCGCTCCTCAACAGGCCGAGCGGTACAACTTCGCACTGGCCTCTGGATTGATCGCCGGTGAAGGGCTGATGGGTATCGTGAACGCAGGTCTTACGATTCTGGGCATCGGCTGA
- a CDS encoding cytochrome P450 family protein: MPVSVDLISAAFKRDPYPTLMRMVEQGPVVETTFPFLGKVYMVTTHAAVNALLKDTKNFIRDPRSLGKSPLPGFNWWTPRCLKIMASGMIIRDNPDHRRLRILVDQAFSRSSMEQLQPRVEQITDDLLSEIEQKGAAGEPVDLVEGLCRPLPIAVISELLGLPPEDRDMFANWAERFAIDPSFRGLISLLPTLWKMESYVRRQIKLCRQSPRPGLLSALVDVEAEGQQLSDDEAVGMTLLLLFAGHATTTNLIGDLILELCAHSDQKDLLFEDWSRIDGAVEEALRYSASVLSSKPMYAVHDLKFHGLELERGDRVMALLSAANVDPAVFPEPFRFDILRNPNPHLAFGTGIHVCLGLKLARLETRVAILRLLGRFPKLELAVPREEIRWTALKGMRGPSQLPVHLHSEQA; encoded by the coding sequence ATGCCTGTATCCGTTGATCTCATTTCCGCGGCCTTCAAACGCGATCCGTATCCCACCCTGATGCGGATGGTGGAGCAGGGGCCGGTAGTCGAGACGACCTTTCCGTTTCTGGGAAAGGTCTACATGGTCACGACGCATGCCGCGGTGAATGCCCTGTTGAAGGATACGAAGAATTTCATCCGCGATCCCCGGTCGCTCGGCAAGTCGCCTCTTCCCGGGTTCAACTGGTGGACACCGCGTTGCCTGAAGATCATGGCTTCGGGAATGATCATCCGCGATAATCCCGATCATCGACGGCTGCGGATACTCGTTGATCAGGCGTTCTCCCGTTCCAGCATGGAACAGTTGCAGCCGCGTGTCGAGCAGATCACCGATGACCTCCTGAGTGAGATCGAGCAAAAGGGGGCTGCCGGAGAGCCCGTCGATTTGGTGGAAGGTCTTTGCCGCCCTTTGCCGATTGCGGTCATCTCAGAGCTGCTGGGGCTGCCTCCCGAGGACCGCGACATGTTCGCCAACTGGGCCGAGCGTTTTGCGATTGATCCCTCGTTTCGCGGCCTGATCTCGCTGCTGCCAACTCTCTGGAAAATGGAGAGTTACGTTCGCAGGCAAATCAAACTCTGCCGCCAGTCTCCGCGGCCGGGGTTATTGAGCGCCCTGGTTGACGTCGAAGCCGAGGGTCAACAGCTGAGTGACGACGAAGCGGTCGGCATGACGTTGCTGTTGCTCTTCGCCGGACATGCCACGACGACAAATCTCATCGGCGACCTGATTCTCGAACTTTGCGCGCACTCGGATCAGAAGGATCTGCTTTTTGAAGACTGGTCCCGCATCGACGGAGCCGTGGAAGAAGCTCTGCGATATTCAGCTTCGGTCCTGAGCTCGAAACCGATGTATGCGGTCCACGATCTGAAATTTCACGGCCTTGAATTGGAGCGGGGAGATCGGGTGATGGCGCTGCTCTCCGCAGCGAACGTTGATCCCGCCGTGTTCCCGGAGCCTTTCCGGTTCGACATTCTCCGGAATCCGAATCCACATCTGGCATTCGGAACCGGTATTCATGTTTGCCTGGGACTTAAGCTCGCTCGGCTGGAAACGCGAGTGGCGATCTTACGCCTGCTCGGTCGATTCCCGAAACTTGAGCTGGCCGTTCCCCGTGAAGAGATCCGGTGGACAGCCCTCAAAGGCATGCGTGGACCGAGTCAACTTCCGGTCCATCTGCATTCAGAACAAGCCTGA
- a CDS encoding carbon storage regulator translates to MLVLSRKINERILIGDSIEIKVLKVSNGRVKIGIDADAFIDIRRGELELEIEETGGVTQAKAASVSKDRVSQSIPA, encoded by the coding sequence ATGCTGGTGCTGTCACGCAAAATCAACGAACGGATTCTGATCGGTGACTCAATCGAAATCAAAGTGCTCAAGGTTTCCAATGGTCGTGTAAAAATCGGTATCGATGCCGATGCCTTCATCGATATTCGTCGCGGCGAGCTGGAACTTGAGATTGAAGAGACAGGCGGGGTGACTCAAGCCAAGGCGGCGTCGGTCTCCAAGGACCGTGTCAGCCAGTCGATCCCCGCCTAG